From a single Nicotiana tomentosiformis chromosome 2, ASM39032v3, whole genome shotgun sequence genomic region:
- the LOC104113198 gene encoding uncharacterized protein: protein MEKSLGSAFVAVFAVSGSVVLLAMRVHKHLLSDFMNKLQELEIDKYQTKKKVIFSNKVVELGSENNKEEGDDHISRKHMINYGESSDDESLESMPLNWQALYKGILHNKTLRGYN from the exons ATGGAGAAATCTTTGGGATCTGCATTTGTGGCTGTTTTTGCAGTTTCAGGAAGTGTTGTCCTTCTTGCAATGAGAGTGCATAAACACCTTCTTTCTGATTTCATGAACAAGCTGCAGGAACTTGAAATAG ATAAATATCAAACAAAGAAGAAGGTAATCTTCTCCAATAAAGTTGTGGAATTGGGCTCTGAAAATAATAAAGAAGAAGGTGATGATCATATTTCAAGGAAGCATATGATTAATTATGGAGAATCATCTGATGATGAGAGCTTGGAATCCATGCCTTTGAATTGGCAAGCTCTTTACAAAGGTATCCTCCATAATAAGACTCTTAGAGGTTATAATTaa
- the LOC138904355 gene encoding uncharacterized protein yields MVIAWMINSLSRDIANSVMCFDTAKDIWTDINERFGTSNGSKYIQLQRKISLTSQGHLDIAIYFTKLGGIWDELNTTYVGHVYSCGALPKFIKEQKIYQFFRGLNESYSICKSNILMMLSLSSLSKAYFMLQYDEKQKETFAPVPGFSHDSVSFNASAGPVNNSRGFSQRVQFDIKRGSSSSSNLS; encoded by the coding sequence ATGGTCATTGCATGGATGATAAACTCCTTGTCTAGGGATATAGCCAACAGTGTAATGTGTTTTGACACTGCTAAAGATATATGGACTGACATTAATGAGAGGTTTGGTACTTCTAATGGCTCTAAGTACATTCAACTTCAAAGGAAGATTAGTCTTACTTCCCAAGGTCATTTAGATATTGCCATTTACTTTACCAAGCTGGGAGGTATTTGGGATGAACTTAATACTACTTATGTTGGTCATGTATATTCTTGTGGTGCTCTCCCCAAATTCATTAAAGAGCAGAAAATCTATCAATTCTTTAGAGGTCTGAATGAGTCTTATTCTATCTGCAAAAGCAATATTCTTATGATGCTTTCGCTTTCATCCTTAAGTAAGGCATACTTCATGCTACAATATGATGAGAAACAGAAAGAGACTTTTGCTCCTGTTCCTGGTTTCTCCCATGATTCTGTCTCCTTCAATGCCTCAGCTGGTCCTGTGAACAATTCTAGGGGTTTTAGTCAAAGGGTTCAATTTGATATAAAGAGGGGGTCTAGTTCATCTTCCAACCTTTCTTGA